The Vigna radiata var. radiata cultivar VC1973A unplaced genomic scaffold, Vradiata_ver6 scaffold_131, whole genome shotgun sequence genome has a segment encoding these proteins:
- the LOC106753496 gene encoding probable methyltransferase At1g27930, which translates to MQGSERMKNRWFMWLLGTLCIIGVTLFIASFMQTSENSLLCSITRARQQLTGPTTSMQLRAILHYATSQIVPQQSLSEITVTFDVLQALNRPANFLVFGLGHDSLMWAGLNAGGTTLFLEEDPKWVQTVLKDAPFLRAHTVHYRTQLREADQLLSSYRSEPACSPATATLRGNERCKLALQNLPDEVYSTEWDLIMIDAPKGYFAEAPGRMAAIFSAAVMARDRKGSGVTHVFLHDVDRKVEKVYAEEFLCRKQLVKGVGRLWHFEIPPRANHSRDDARFC; encoded by the coding sequence ATGCAAGGGAGCGAGAGGATGAAGAACAGATGGTTCATGTGGCTATTGGGGACATTGTGCATAATCGGAGTAACACTCTTCATCGCCAGTTTTATGCAAACCTCTGAGAACAGTCTTCTATGCTCAATAACCAGAGCGCGGCAGCAGTTAACCGGACCTACCACATCGATGCAGCTCAGAGCGATACTTCACTACGCCACCTCGCAGATTGTGCCGCAACAGTCTCTTTCGGAAATCACCGTCACCTTCGACGTGCTCCAGGCCCTTAATCGGCCTGCCAATTTTCTCGTCTTTGGGCTGGGCCACGACTCCCTCATGTGGGCCGGTCTCAACGCAGGCGGCACCACGCTCTTCCTCGAGGAGGACCCTAAGTGGGTCCAGACCGTCCTCAAGGACGCGCCGTTCCTCCGGGCCCACACCGTCCACTACCGAACGCAGCTCCGCGAAGCCGACCAGCTCCTCTCGTCTTACCGCTCCGAGCCCGCCTGCTCGCCGGCCACCGCCACCCTCCGCGGCAACGAGCGGTGCAAGCTGGCGCTCCAGAACCTCCCGGACGAGGTGTACTCGACGGAGTGGGATCTGATCATGATTGACGCGCCGAAGGGGTACTTCGCGGAGGCGCCAGGACGCATGGCGGCGATCTTCTCGGCGGCGGTAATGGCGAGGGACAGGAAGGGCTCCGGCGTGACGCACGTGTTCCTGCACGATGTGGATCGGAAGGTGGAGAAGGTTTATGCGGAAGAGTTTCTCTGCCGGAAACAGTTGGTGAAAGGCGTTGGCAGGCTCTGGCACTTCGAGATTCCTCCCAGGGCTAATCACTCTCGTGATGACGCGCGTTTctgttag